The Elaeis guineensis isolate ETL-2024a chromosome 13, EG11, whole genome shotgun sequence genome includes a region encoding these proteins:
- the LOC105033007 gene encoding LOW QUALITY PROTEIN: uncharacterized protein (The sequence of the model RefSeq protein was modified relative to this genomic sequence to represent the inferred CDS: inserted 1 base in 1 codon): MDSVFSEQILVDELSNINYTRSRIQTLSCWCISHRNNAEQVVQTWAKQFRSSRKEKKIPFLYLANDILQNSRHSGPEFVDEFWKVLPEALMDVFKNGGEHGKNVISRLVNIWVERRVFGSHAHDLKYLILGKEPPPALELNENYSSSSAGIVRRDSRTKLSVGGKEENILSAFGTINSEKPKEDLHINGCMYAVRRVGQLERDIKYAFKLEDSWKETLAKELQEQEITLTKCTEKLISVEANRAALVSQLKKALEEQESALENIRTQIQLAQGTLEKAANMRRQLSGETVVMSMKLPPSAEPPKPNSNDAALQPQSKGTGAIAAEXAYKFAASTHSPQIKISILSMFAAEEAESARLVRSADSTNSFSEAPAKKMKLENLMPVSNPSATATAFMHAQQMVISAPHPPQTALVQQAPIQNQTLAFQPQYNLYESPTMQYLQPSEGVMTGLLDSYDAPPPPPSPPPSPPPPPPPPPPPPPPQMMNLTMPVFWTLQQQQPPVTLVQQLPLPTPPPSMPMYQPLPINQLPIDQPVSINQQPAQFSIRKPMAPSYRPLLPPIMAFYHPQTQ; the protein is encoded by the exons ATGGATAGCGTTTTCTCCGAGCAGATACTAGTAGATGAGCTCTCCAATATAAACTACACTCGCAGTCGCATACAGA CTCTGTCATGTTGGTGTATTTCCCACCGAAATAATGCAGAACAAGTTGTCCAAACATGGGCCAAGCAATTCCGTAGTTcccgaaaagaaaagaagattccATTTCTATATCTTGCCAATGACATCTTGCAGAATAGCAGGCATTCTGGGCCTGAATTTGTTGATGAATTTTGGAAGGTTCTTCCAGAAGCACTTATGGATGTTTTCAAAAATGGTGGTGAACATGGAAAGAATGTCATCTCTCGACTG GTTAATATTTGGGTAGAGCGAAGAGTTTTTGGATCTCATGCTCATGACCTTAAATACCTTATTCTTGGGAAGGAACCTCCACCTGCATTGGAATTGAACGAAAATTATTCTTCTAGTTCTGCTGGAATTGTAAGAAGAGACTCTCGTACT AAATTATCAGttggaggaaaagaagaaaacatTTTATCTGCCTTTGGCACCATTAACAGTGAAAAACCTAAAGAGGATTTGCATATAAATGGGTGCATGTATGCCGTTCGGCGTGTCGGGCAATTGGAAAGAGACATTAAATATGCCTTCAAACTAG agGACTCTTGGAAGGAGACTTTAGCAAAAGAGTTACAGGAGCAGGAGATCACTTTAACAAAGTGCACTGAGAAGCTCATATCAGTTGAAGCAAACAGAGCAGCCCTTGTTTCTCAGTTAAAAAAAGCACTGGAGGAACAG GAATCTGCTCTGGAAAATATTCGGACTCAGATACAG CTGGCCCAAGGGACACTAGAGAAAGCTGCGAACATGCGAAGGCAACTCAGTGGTGAAACAGTTGTGATGTCAATGAAGCTGCCACCTTCAGCAGAACCTCCAAAACCAAACTCAAATGATGCTGCACTTCAACCACAGAGTAAGGGTACTGGTGCAATTGCTGCTG TTGCCTATAAGTTTGCTGCTTCTACTCATTCCCCACAGATAAAGATCTCCATCCTCTCCATGTTTGCTGCAGAAGAAGCCGAGAGTGCTCGTCTTGTTAGATCAGCTGATTCAACTAATTCCTTTTCTGAAGCCCCGGCTAAGAAGATGAAACTAGAGAATCTCATGCCAGTTTCCAATCCCAGTGCCACTGCGACAGCCTTTATGCATGCTCAACAAATGGTTATTTCAGCACCACATCCACCCCAAACTGCTCTAGTGCAGCAAGCTCCTATACAAAACCAAACTTTGGCATTCCAGCCCCAATACAATCTCTACGAAAGTCCAACAATGCAGTACCTGCAACCATCTGAAGGAGTGATGACTGGACTGCTGGACTCTTATGATGCACCGCCTCCACCACCATCACCTCCACCATCACCACcacctccaccaccaccacctccaccaCCGCCTCCACCTCAGATGATGAACCTGACAATGCCTGTGTTTTGGAcactgcagcagcagcagccacctgTTACTTTGGTTCAACAGCTGCCACTGCCAACCCCACCACCATCAATGCCTATGTACCAGCCACTGCCAATAAATCAACTTCCAATTGACCAGCCTGTGTCAATAAATCAACAGCCAGCACAGTTCAGCATTCGAAAACCGATGGCACCTAGTTATCGGCCACTTCTGCCACCCATAATGGCATTTTACCATCCTCAAACTCAGTAA